A single genomic interval of Sporosarcina sp. ANT_H38 harbors:
- the wrbA gene encoding NAD(P)H:quinone oxidoreductase → MSFLDKLFGKTTRTTTEETVKMTKTKTAIVYYSSGGTNYQLAKWAAEAAEAAGSEVRLMKVAETAPQAVIDATPGWKAHSEATKNVPVATGADLEWADAIIFSVPTRFGNVPGQIQSFIDTLGGLWFQGKLADKAVSAMSSAQNPHGGQEATILSLYTTMYHWGAVVAAPGFTDAVTFAAGGNPYGTSVTVGQDGKIADNEAAIKAAVAHQARRTVNVGTALKSMNA, encoded by the coding sequence ATGAGTTTTTTAGACAAGTTATTTGGAAAAACAACTAGAACAACAACAGAGGAGACGGTGAAAATGACAAAAACAAAAACAGCAATCGTATATTATAGTTCGGGTGGTACAAACTACCAATTGGCAAAATGGGCAGCTGAGGCAGCTGAAGCAGCGGGTTCTGAAGTAAGACTGATGAAAGTGGCTGAAACAGCTCCACAAGCAGTAATCGATGCAACTCCAGGCTGGAAAGCACATTCTGAAGCAACGAAAAACGTTCCTGTCGCAACGGGTGCAGATCTTGAGTGGGCAGACGCAATCATCTTTAGCGTACCAACACGTTTCGGTAACGTACCTGGACAAATTCAAAGCTTCATCGATACATTGGGTGGTCTTTGGTTCCAAGGTAAACTTGCTGATAAAGCAGTAAGCGCAATGTCTTCTGCACAAAATCCACACGGTGGACAAGAAGCAACAATCCTATCTCTTTACACGACAATGTACCACTGGGGTGCAGTTGTTGCGGCACCAGGTTTCACAGATGCGGTTACATTTGCAGCTGGCGGTAACCCATACGGTACAAGCGTAACAGTTGGACAAGATGGAAAAATTGCTGATAACGAAGCGGCTATTAAAGCAGCAGTTGCACATCAGGCTAGACGTACAGTAAACGTTGGTACAGCATTGAAAAGCATGAACGCATAA
- a CDS encoding alpha/beta hydrolase: MKHIYKPGKDTSKPVLLLLHGTGGTEQDLLGLADLIDPDAGVLSVRGNVLENGMPRFFRRLAEGVFDEEDLIFRTKELNAFLDESAKENGFDRLNVIAVGYSNGANIAASLLFHYAEALKGAILHHPMVPRRGIDLPKLAGVSVFIAAGKNDPMCPAKEAEDLDELLTAAGAATKVHWEMNGHSLTRTEVDAAAEWYKTIFEK, translated from the coding sequence ATGAAACATATATATAAACCCGGAAAAGATACATCGAAACCGGTGTTGCTTTTGCTTCATGGCACAGGAGGTACGGAACAGGATTTACTGGGACTTGCCGATTTGATAGACCCGGATGCAGGTGTACTGAGTGTTCGGGGAAATGTCCTTGAAAACGGTATGCCGCGTTTCTTCCGTAGATTGGCGGAAGGCGTATTCGATGAGGAGGATTTAATCTTCCGTACGAAAGAATTAAATGCGTTTCTTGATGAATCTGCGAAAGAAAACGGTTTTGACAGGTTGAATGTCATTGCGGTTGGTTATTCTAATGGAGCGAACATCGCGGCAAGTTTGCTGTTCCATTATGCAGAGGCATTGAAAGGAGCAATTCTTCATCACCCAATGGTTCCGAGACGCGGAATCGACTTGCCTAAATTGGCTGGCGTTTCGGTGTTCATTGCCGCAGGGAAAAATGATCCGATGTGTCCTGCAAAAGAGGCGGAAGATTTGGATGAATTGTTGACAGCTGCAGGAGCAGCAACGAAAGTTCATTGGGAAATGAATGGCCATTCGTTGACGCGTACAGAAGTGGATGCGGCGGCGGAATGGTACAAAACGATATTCGAGAAATGA
- a CDS encoding M20 family metallopeptidase, with translation MIHHKIKEAITNYSDELTALRRKLHSEPELSFEEVKTTAFVCAYLDALGISYRKTEPTGVIADIKGATGGKTVALRGDMDALSVEQLNTHVPYASKIEGKMHACGHDAHTSMLLIAAKALSEVKDELPGNVRLLFQPAEEIAQGAKAMVEQGAMDGVDNVFGIHIWSQMPTHKVSCTPGPSFAAADIFKVHFTGKGGHGAIPQDCIDAALVASSFVMNVQTVVSRTIDPQDPAVLTVGKMEVGTRFNIIAENALIEGTVRTFNQDTRNHIEKSISQYAKSVADMYGATAEVEYIRGTEPVINDTESANLVQQVATEAFGPDVVFDEKPTMGAEDFSFFLDKAPGSFALVGSGNPKKDTEWSHHHGNFDIDEDALATGAELYAQYAWAYLNK, from the coding sequence ATGATCCATCACAAAATAAAAGAAGCTATCACAAACTATAGTGATGAGCTGACTGCACTGCGACGCAAATTACACAGCGAACCAGAGCTGTCTTTTGAAGAAGTAAAAACCACTGCGTTCGTTTGCGCTTATTTAGATGCACTCGGTATTTCTTACCGCAAGACAGAACCTACTGGTGTCATCGCTGACATTAAAGGTGCTACGGGCGGTAAAACAGTTGCACTGCGCGGCGATATGGATGCACTCTCTGTTGAACAATTAAACACGCATGTACCCTACGCTTCCAAGATTGAAGGAAAAATGCATGCATGCGGCCATGATGCACACACTTCGATGTTGCTAATCGCTGCAAAAGCATTATCCGAAGTGAAAGATGAACTACCGGGTAATGTGCGCCTGTTATTCCAACCTGCAGAAGAAATTGCACAAGGCGCAAAAGCAATGGTCGAGCAAGGTGCCATGGATGGCGTGGACAATGTTTTCGGTATCCACATCTGGTCACAAATGCCGACGCATAAAGTTTCTTGTACACCTGGCCCCTCATTCGCAGCGGCTGACATTTTCAAAGTCCATTTCACAGGTAAAGGCGGACACGGTGCCATCCCTCAAGACTGTATTGACGCGGCACTCGTTGCTTCTTCGTTCGTCATGAATGTCCAGACTGTCGTTTCACGGACAATTGATCCGCAAGATCCCGCTGTCCTTACAGTTGGTAAAATGGAAGTCGGCACGCGTTTCAATATCATTGCTGAGAATGCTTTGATTGAAGGAACGGTTCGTACGTTCAACCAAGACACGCGCAATCATATCGAAAAAAGCATTTCACAATACGCAAAGAGCGTAGCTGACATGTACGGTGCGACTGCAGAAGTTGAGTATATCCGCGGAACAGAACCAGTTATCAACGACACAGAGAGTGCAAACCTTGTTCAACAAGTAGCTACCGAAGCATTCGGTCCAGACGTTGTGTTTGATGAAAAACCGACGATGGGCGCAGAAGATTTCTCATTCTTCCTCGATAAAGCACCTGGCAGTTTTGCACTTGTTGGTAGTGGAAATCCGAAGAAAGATACGGAGTGGTCCCATCACCACGGCAACTTCGATATCGACGAAGATGCGCTAGCTACTGGCGCAGAACTATATGCACAGTATGCGTGGGCTTATTTGAATAAGTAA
- a CDS encoding Zn-dependent hydrolase encodes MTANRQRIEQHIELLSRFTATPGAGVTRLTYSQEDLQARNYIKNEMTEYGLTVTEDGFGNIFGKLEGTLPDAPSVIVGSHFDSVPNGGAYDGAAGVVVGLEVAALFKENNLKPAYPLEVIALVEEEGSRFGGGLMGSRGMMGILTEEDFKTLADKDGILAVDAMTDIWVNPANEKKREPKSIKAFLELHIEQGPILEEKNIQIGVVEAIVGLTQLEVTVQGQAGHAGTTPMDRRSDALVSAAQIIVSLPGIASGEGEGTVITIGQLNVFPNGANVIPDKVVFSVDIRSGKEAHVLNAIRKVEEVIAQQNSNGVRTSIDQQLYIEPKEMDSGIRSLLKDASDLLAIPYCSINSGAGHDAMVFSDYTACGMVFIPSKDGLSHCPEEWSDAGHLADGTTIIYEAVKKLTEAKPL; translated from the coding sequence ATGACAGCCAATCGACAACGGATTGAACAACATATCGAATTGTTGAGCCGATTTACAGCTACGCCTGGTGCGGGTGTAACGCGGCTGACGTATAGCCAAGAAGATTTACAGGCCCGGAATTACATTAAAAATGAAATGACGGAGTACGGTCTAACAGTTACAGAAGACGGTTTTGGTAATATATTCGGCAAACTTGAAGGTACTTTACCCGACGCCCCTTCCGTCATCGTTGGCTCTCACTTTGACTCTGTTCCAAATGGTGGAGCCTATGACGGCGCTGCCGGAGTTGTAGTCGGATTAGAGGTCGCTGCTTTGTTCAAAGAGAATAATCTTAAGCCAGCCTACCCACTTGAAGTCATTGCACTCGTTGAGGAAGAAGGCTCCCGTTTTGGCGGCGGTCTAATGGGCTCACGTGGGATGATGGGTATATTGACAGAAGAAGATTTTAAAACGCTTGCTGATAAAGATGGCATTTTAGCAGTAGATGCGATGACGGATATCTGGGTCAACCCAGCAAATGAGAAAAAACGGGAGCCGAAATCAATCAAAGCATTCCTTGAGCTACACATCGAACAAGGCCCGATTCTCGAGGAGAAGAATATTCAAATTGGTGTCGTTGAAGCAATTGTTGGACTGACACAATTGGAAGTAACCGTACAAGGTCAAGCCGGACATGCAGGCACAACACCAATGGATCGACGCTCCGATGCACTCGTTTCCGCGGCTCAAATCATTGTTTCACTACCAGGTATTGCAAGCGGCGAAGGCGAAGGTACCGTCATTACAATAGGTCAGTTAAACGTCTTCCCGAACGGAGCAAATGTTATCCCAGACAAAGTTGTCTTCAGCGTCGATATTCGTTCAGGTAAAGAAGCGCATGTGCTGAATGCGATACGTAAAGTGGAAGAAGTGATTGCGCAACAAAATAGCAACGGAGTTCGCACATCCATTGACCAACAACTCTATATCGAGCCGAAAGAAATGGATAGCGGCATCCGTTCTTTATTAAAAGATGCGAGTGACCTTCTTGCAATTCCATACTGTTCGATTAATAGCGGAGCAGGCCACGATGCAATGGTGTTTTCAGATTATACGGCATGCGGAATGGTGTTCATCCCAAGCAAGGACGGGCTAAGTCATTGTCCAGAAGAATGGTCGGATGCAGGTCACCTTGCTGACGGCACGACTATTATCTATGAAGCTGTGAAAAAATTAACGGAGGCTAAACCATTATGA